The Phycisphaeraceae bacterium genome segment CGGTCGCACTTGTAGCCGGTATGCACCATGACCGTCGCGTCGCACACGACGCGGTATCGCTCGCTGCCGTTGAGCGACCGCTTCGAGGCCGCGGGCAGCGCGGGCAGTTGCGCCAGCGGCGTCCACGGCAGCGAACCGATGGGTTGCAGCAGGCCCTCGCGCTCCAGCCGCATCATGGCCGTGTTCAGGTCGTTCCGCCTGGCGCGGTCATCCACCTGGGATGGCGGCGGCGGCGACCCGGGGTGCTCCGGCGGTTCCTGCAAGGGGGTGGCAAGCCGCGCCAAACCCAGCGGCATCGCAAGCCAGAGGGCAAGCAGAGTCGTCGGCAGCGAAGGTGAAGGCATCGTCGAACTCCGGTCGTTACGGCGAAGGATGTGCCGTCACTGTACCACGAGCCGACCACCCCGCGGCGGACAACGTCGATGACCGCATGGATGCTGACGGGAACCGCTACACTCTCCGCGTGCGGATCGTGCCTGTTGAACCCGTGATGCTGGAGCAACGCGCCCGAACCTTCACCACGCGCTCCATCAAGCATCAGGCCAAGGCCGCCGGGCTCCGGGTGGCCCTGTCGATGGTGGACCTGACCACGCTCGAAGGCGCGGATACGCCGGAGAAGGTCCGCTCCCTCTGCCGCAAGGCCATCGACCCCCTCTCTGGCGTGTCCCCTCTTGGAGCAAGGCGCTCCGCCGTCACCCTCCCTTCCGTCGCCGCTGTCTGCATCTACCCCGCGCTGCTCCCGGTGGCGAAGCCGATTCTCGCCGGTTCGCCCGTGAAACTTGCTGCGGTGGCCACGGGTTTTCCCAGCGGACAGTTTCCGCTGGACATCCGGCTCGCGGACGTCGCCCGCGCCATCGCCGACGGCGCGGACGAGATCGACATGGTCATCAATCGCGGCGCATTTCTCGCGGGACGGCTCGGTGAGGTGCGCGAGGAGATCAGGCAGGTCTTTCTCGTCTGCCGCGCGGGTGGGGCGCATCTGAAAGTCATCCTGGAAACCGGCGAACTGGGCACGTACGACGCCATCCGCCGCGCCAGTGATCTGGCGATCGACGCCTGCGCCTCGGTCGGCGGCCTGGCTGACGGCGAGGTGTTCATCAAGACCTCCACGGGCAAGGTGAGCGTCAACGCCACGATGCCGGTCACGCTGGTCATGCTGGAGGCGATTCGTGACCACTTCCGCGCCACGGGCGTCCGCATCGGCATGAAGCCGGCTGGCGGCATCCGCGCCGCCAAGACCGCCCTGCACTATCTGGTGATGGTGAAGGAGACACTGGGCGAGGGGTGGCTCACGCCGCGGCTCTTTCGTTTCGGCGCTTCATCGCTGGTCAACGACCTGCTGCGGCAGATCGTGCGGCTGGAGGCCGGGCGGTATGTGTCGGTCGATGACTTCGCGGAGGCGTAAGAGCGTCCTGTCAGCGATCCACGCGCGTGAGCCGAGCGTTACCGATCCTTCCGCCTGGGCCGCCGGTTCGGTCCCCGCTTCCACGCGGGCAGGGGCGGCTTGGGCGCGCCCAGCGGTTTCCGACGCGGGCGGGGTGGCGGGCCTTCTTCGGATCGCGGGCTGATCGCGTTCGTGTCACGAGTACGTGAGTCATCGCGAGGAGGCGGCCCATCTGATTGGGTCGCCGAATCCGGATCGCCGATCTGGGGCCTCCGGCCCCCGCTCTCCTTCCCCATGATGAACAGGTAGTTGAACCCGCGAAGGAAGAAGTTGCCCTGCTCCGCCGCGGCGCGGTAGTTGCCCATTTCCAGCGTGCGGTTGTGGCGCGTCACGGCGATGATGTCCACCGGCGTGAAGCGCCGACGCAGCATGGCGAACAACTCGAAGCCGATGGGGAAGAACCCCCTGCCCTTGATGAACGAGTCGCTGACGTAGAGCGCCATCGCACGCTCGGGGCGCAGGATGCGGTCGATCTCGTCGATGACCTGCTCCATGGCCTCGTAGTACGAGCCGTCCGCCGCGCTGAGTTTGCCGATGCAGCGTGGGTCATCGGAGTAGTCGATGTGGGTGGAGTAGGGCGGGTCGATGAAGACAAAGTCGGCCTTCCCGTCCTCCAGGGGCAACGCGCGGGCATCGGCGCGGAAGATGTCTGGCCGGGTGGGCGACAGGTCGTAGCCGAGCGCCCGGCGGTCCAGATCGCGGGCCACATCCAGCGTCGTCCCGCTGCCGGCGCAGGGGTCCACCACCAGGTCGCCTGGCTCGGTGTATCGTTGCAGCAGGTTCCAGATGATGTAGCTGGGCGTGGCGCCCTTGTAGCGGGGGTTGCCCTGCACGCCGTCGCCGTAGTGCTGCGAGGGATAGTCCCACAGCGTGGTCGGCTGCAGCACGAGAGGCGGCTTGCCGCGCCGCCGCGGGCCGAGACCGGGATGGGTCGCTGGATGGCGGGCGCGGAAATCGCCGCCGTCTGCCTTGCGGAAATCCGGCTCGTGCGACCGGACCCCGCCGCGAGGCCCTCCGCCCGAGCGAGGGCCGAAGCGCGGTGGACCCTTGAACCCGCGAGGCGGTTGACCATCCGGCCCGCGGCGCGGACCCTTGTTCGATCGGGGGCGAGGTGGCATAAGGAATCGTAGGGGTGTGTTCCACCAAGCGCGTGAGAAACGGTTTGGCGGATCGCTACGTCTTCTTCCGAGCGGCTTTTTTCTTGGATTCCGCCTCGCGGGCACGTCGCTTCTCGCGCATCTGCTGTTTGTGCTTGAGCAGTTTCTTCGCCTCGCGGACGTCCGCCTTGCTGGAGTCCGGCGTAATGGTGAGACGGGTCGAGGAGTTCGAAGCATCCGTCTCCGGCGCGGCGGTGGATTCGGACTTGGCGGCGGTCGTGGCACTGTCCACCGGCTTGGCATCGGCGGAGTTGTCGGCGGTCTTCGGCGCGGCGTCCTTCTTCCCGTCGCCTCCTGTGGCGGACTTGCTCTCCTGCTCCGCGGCTTTCTTGTAGCTCTCGCTTCGGTAGTCGGTCTCGTAGAAGCCGCCGCCCTTGAAGATGACGCCTGCGCCCACGCCGATGAGCCGCTCCAGCTTCAGCTTGCCGCACTTGGGGCACTTGCGCTGCACCGGCGCGGTGATGGACTGAAAGAGCTCGAACTCGTGGCCGCAGGCGCGGCAGACGTAGTCGTAGGTTGGCATGGTCAACGTCTCGTCGATCGGCCAAGAGTCAGACAGGACCGATCCGACACTACGTGATCGGACGGCCCTGACGATCTGGCATGAGCCGACAACTGTTGCCCCGATGGGGCTCGTTGGCAACCCGGATCAGACTGCTCATCAAATCCCCGCCGCCATCAGCCGCGTTTGTCACCTGGTCGGCGGCAGCGTGCGGTTGGTCAGCAGCAGGCCGTCGGCTCGGGCTTCCAGCCGCCAGATGGAAGGGCCGATGTGCTCCTTGAGGAAGGCCATGTCTGGCAGGTCCGGCGCCATGCCCATGGGGGCTCCGAACTGTTCGCCCATGCCCGCCGCCATGCCTCCCACGAACGAGGAGAAGAGCGTGAAGAGCGAACTGGTGTCCGAGTAGCCCCAGCCGATGACAGGCCCTCGTCCCAGGTGGCTCGCCGCCGCCTTGAAGACCGGCGAGCCAGCCAGCGTGGCCTCGCCGGTCAGGCCGGCGGCCCGCAGGGCGTCCTCCACGGCGAGGGGGGGACCAACGAACAGGTGCCCGGCGCCGAGACCAATGGCGACCGGGGCGAAATCGCCGCTGTAGATGGTGTGCCCCTGGAAGTTGCGCGGCTCCATGCCCCCCTGCGGCGCATACTGAGCCACGACGCCCTCCACCTTGGCGGCGTCGGTGCAGCGCATCGCCACCACCATGCCGTCATCGCCCATCGTCACCAGGTGCATCTCGCGCCCCATGTTGCCGAAGAGCGTGCGCAGATCGGGCTCCAGTTCGGCCATGATGTCCTCGCCCTGCATGGCGAGTTCCGGCACGCTGGCCATCACGGCCTTCACCAGGTCGAGCAGACCGTTGAAATTGAAGTTCATGCGCACGTAGCTGGCGGCGTCGGCGCTCACGAAGGACGGAACCGCGGTCGAGGCCTCGCCGGGCTCCATCAGCCCCAGCAGCCCGGTGCGCTCGCCCGCCAGCAGCAGGCCGACGCGCTGCGTCATCATCGAGCCCTCGTCGGCCATGTCCATTGACATGGACATGGCCTTGATGTTGGCCAGCCCCAGCATGCGCATCGGCTGGGCCAGCGTGGGGCCCATGAACATCATCATCGGCTGCATGTTGGCGATCTTCAGCAGGCCGTCGATCATGACGACCACGCGCCCGTCCGCCCTGCCCGACTGCTCCACCGCCGCGTGCCAGGTGGTGTTGTCGCGCAGCGATCGCATCTTGCGGCCCTCCAGCGCGTGAAGGGCGTTCTCGAGCACCGTCACGTTGGTGGACGCCAGCAGCATGCCGTCGGCGTGCGTCACGAAGAGCGTGTCCACGCCGACCATCATGGGTTCGAGCATGGACATGGGGTCATCCATGTTCATGCCGCCGAAGTCGTCTTCGTCGTCGTCCACGTCGGCCTCGGGGTCACGCAGCGGCACGGCGAAGGCGCGGCGGCCCAGGATGTCGCGCTCCTTGATCTCGGCTCCCATCATGCCCATCTGGTCCTCGGCCATGGTGAAGATGGCTTCGAGCGCCTTGGCGTCGCCGAAATCCGCCATCACCATGAAGCCCGCGGTGTCGAAGCCGTAGGCGTCATTCATCGCGGTGAAGAGGGCCATGCCCACCGCCCCGCGGGGCGCGCCGAGCGACCCGGCGGGCAGGTTCATCTCCTCCTCCATCATGCTCAGCATCTCGCCGATCTGGTCGAAGCCGGCGCGCACGTCGGCCAGCTCCTTGGCGGCGAAGACCGGCGCCAGCGGGCCGTTGCGCACGCGATCAAGCGTGGCGCCCATGTTGTCCATGCCGATCACCACCACGCTGGACTCGGGCGCCAGATCCTGAATGGTGCGCTGGGCGAACACGGGGGCGGCGACGATGGCCAGCGCCCCGAGCAGGGCGAAACGTGTCTTCATCGGAGAATCCTCGTGTGTGGAGCGTGTTTCGAGTGTATTCGGTCAATCGGCCGCCGTGTTTCGGCCCCGCCCCTGGCGACAAATCCGCTACCCGCGACTCTCAGGGGTGCTGGAGCGAGGAAGATGACCCGCCGGACCCCTGGCTTGTTCCGTCCTTCAGCGCGGGTGGCGGGCCGAAGCGCTTTCTGGCCGGGGGCACGTGATAATTGTGCCCGCTGTTGGGGTTGGCGGCGTCGTAGGCGAAGGCCTCGCGGTTGCGGATGAAGTCCTTGACGTACCGGGCGGGGATGGCGAAGCCCAGCGACTCGCCTCCGGGAATGCCCATGTTGGTGATGCCGATCACCTCACCCCGCGTATTGAAGAGCGGCCCGCCGGAGTTGCCAGGGTTGATGGCGGCGTCGGTCTGGATGTAGGTCAGCCCCTCGAAGTTCCGCCGCGTGGTTGACACCACGCCCTGGCTGAGCGTGCGCTCCAGGCCCAGCGGGTTGCCGATGGCGAAGACGCTCTGACCGGCCTCCAGCTCCTCGGCGTCGTCCAGCGGCGCGAAGTGGAACTCGCCCCCCTCCGGGTGCTTCAGACGCAGGAGAGCGAGATCAACGTGGTTGTTCAGCGCGAGAAGTTCCACGTCTTCGATGATGACGCG includes the following:
- the deoC gene encoding deoxyribose-phosphate aldolase, whose translation is MDADGNRYTLRVRIVPVEPVMLEQRARTFTTRSIKHQAKAAGLRVALSMVDLTTLEGADTPEKVRSLCRKAIDPLSGVSPLGARRSAVTLPSVAAVCIYPALLPVAKPILAGSPVKLAAVATGFPSGQFPLDIRLADVARAIADGADEIDMVINRGAFLAGRLGEVREEIRQVFLVCRAGGAHLKVILETGELGTYDAIRRASDLAIDACASVGGLADGEVFIKTSTGKVSVNATMPVTLVMLEAIRDHFRATGVRIGMKPAGGIRAAKTALHYLVMVKETLGEGWLTPRLFRFGASSLVNDLLRQIVRLEAGRYVSVDDFAEA
- a CDS encoding zinc ribbon domain-containing protein, which codes for MPTYDYVCRACGHEFELFQSITAPVQRKCPKCGKLKLERLIGVGAGVIFKGGGFYETDYRSESYKKAAEQESKSATGGDGKKDAAPKTADNSADAKPVDSATTAAKSESTAAPETDASNSSTRLTITPDSSKADVREAKKLLKHKQQMREKRRAREAESKKKAARKKT
- a CDS encoding trypsin-like peptidase domain-containing protein, whose translation is MNRHTTIGLSTGLAAFLLAFAGLADTVKLRNGRTLEGTVIKRTDQRLWLDIGPTVLELTMESIDTVEIADAGGAVDVKAESLFRTATNLPELSPKEHAKRIGPAVIKVSTPSGLGSGVIINPEGYAITNAHVVQGETALKATVWFPERDGTLRRVIIEDVELLALNNHVDLALLRLKHPEGGEFHFAPLDDAEELEAGQSVFAIGNPLGLERTLSQGVVSTTRRNFEGLTYIQTDAAINPGNSGGPLFNTRGEVIGITNMGIPGGESLGFAIPARYVKDFIRNREAFAYDAANPNSGHNYHVPPARKRFGPPPALKDGTSQGSGGSSSSLQHP